A window of the Euzebya pacifica genome harbors these coding sequences:
- a CDS encoding DUF5317 family protein yields MIVLVAAAVVVLVWGLWRRDPQALARVPLRAPWVPLVVVAVQAVALEVIEGRYGVALAIHTATYVSALVWLWSNREIRGLWLIGLGALLNATAVAVNGGVMPAASSALDRAGLRAEGGFVNSARSDSAVGFLGDVFAVPAGMPLANVFSIGDVLLVVGLALLLWQLPRSGGPPAAPHPTAEPLQDA; encoded by the coding sequence GTGATAGTCCTCGTCGCTGCGGCTGTCGTCGTGCTCGTGTGGGGGCTGTGGCGACGCGACCCCCAGGCGTTGGCCCGGGTCCCCCTGCGCGCGCCATGGGTCCCGCTCGTCGTGGTCGCCGTGCAGGCCGTCGCCCTGGAGGTCATCGAGGGACGGTACGGCGTCGCCCTCGCCATCCACACCGCCACCTACGTCTCAGCCCTCGTGTGGCTGTGGTCGAACCGCGAGATCAGGGGCCTGTGGCTGATCGGCCTCGGGGCGCTGCTCAACGCGACGGCAGTTGCCGTCAACGGTGGCGTCATGCCGGCGGCGAGCAGCGCCCTGGACCGCGCTGGGCTCCGAGCAGAGGGGGGCTTCGTCAACAGCGCCCGTTCCGACTCCGCGGTCGGGTTCCTCGGCGACGTCTTCGCCGTGCCCGCAGGCATGCCGCTGGCCAACGTGTTCTCCATCGGGGACGTCCTGCTGGTCGTCGGCCTGGCCCTGCTGCTGTGGCAGCTGCCGCGCTCGGGCGGACCGCCAGCCGCACCGCACCCGACAGCGGAGCCGCTGCAGGACGCCTGA
- a CDS encoding AAA family ATPase, with amino-acid sequence MSDSLRVPVRDFVDGVTPALTELGSAEPRADVVAEAYEIVSAFVDADGTHTDEELWALIGAFSGLMDTHIHHATPADIRATGLIAGKRSFIDGASLMFDTLIVADKARGTNHAWTYYVHALRLAHHVAALDSVTQHAELEAIERFRRTLLGSISAAGLPRGTRRPPPASTGSDPATGTPAGAKAAEAVEEDVAVEVELPPIRPLEELLEELDGLVGLDAVKREVKLVTNLLQVQKLRAEKGLKVGDQSHHLVFTGNPGTGKTTVARLLAQIYRTLEVVPKGHLVETDRSGLVAGFVGQTATNVVKVFDSARGGILLIDEAYSLVRGGEKDFGREAVDAIVKLVEDRRDDTVVIMAGYTDEMAELMSSNPGLRSRFPQTIHFPDYTTEELVRIAELISGGSDYRFDDEAKVRLGELLDDVPRDRGFGNGRLARNVFEESVQLHATRVVALEDPSADDLATLTPEDLPERIVTS; translated from the coding sequence GTGAGTGATTCCCTGCGCGTCCCCGTCCGTGACTTCGTCGACGGGGTCACCCCTGCCCTGACCGAGCTCGGCAGCGCCGAGCCGCGGGCGGATGTGGTTGCCGAGGCCTACGAGATCGTCAGCGCGTTCGTCGACGCCGACGGCACCCACACCGACGAGGAGCTGTGGGCGCTCATCGGTGCCTTCAGCGGGCTCATGGACACCCACATCCACCACGCCACGCCGGCTGACATCCGCGCCACCGGGCTGATCGCGGGCAAGCGCAGCTTCATCGACGGCGCATCGTTGATGTTCGACACGCTCATCGTGGCCGACAAGGCCAGGGGCACGAACCACGCGTGGACCTACTACGTCCACGCGCTCCGGCTGGCCCACCACGTGGCTGCGCTCGACAGCGTGACCCAGCACGCCGAGCTCGAGGCCATAGAACGCTTCCGCCGCACCCTGCTGGGCTCCATCAGCGCCGCAGGCCTACCCCGTGGCACCCGACGCCCCCCGCCCGCGTCCACGGGGTCCGACCCTGCCACCGGGACACCGGCCGGCGCCAAGGCGGCCGAGGCGGTCGAGGAGGACGTGGCCGTCGAGGTCGAGCTGCCACCGATCCGCCCGTTGGAGGAGCTGCTGGAGGAGCTCGACGGGCTGGTCGGCCTCGACGCGGTGAAGCGGGAGGTGAAGCTGGTCACCAACCTGCTGCAGGTCCAGAAGCTACGGGCCGAGAAGGGCCTGAAGGTCGGGGACCAGAGCCACCACCTGGTCTTCACCGGCAACCCCGGGACGGGAAAGACGACCGTGGCCCGGCTGCTCGCCCAGATCTACCGGACCCTGGAGGTCGTGCCCAAGGGGCACCTGGTCGAGACCGACCGCTCGGGCCTGGTCGCCGGGTTCGTGGGCCAGACGGCCACCAACGTCGTGAAGGTCTTCGACTCCGCCCGCGGCGGCATCCTGCTGATCGACGAGGCGTACTCGTTGGTGCGGGGTGGGGAGAAGGACTTCGGTCGGGAAGCCGTGGACGCCATCGTCAAGCTCGTGGAGGACCGCCGCGACGACACCGTCGTCATCATGGCCGGCTACACCGACGAGATGGCCGAGCTGATGTCGTCCAACCCGGGCCTGCGGTCGCGCTTCCCGCAGACGATCCACTTCCCCGACTACACCACCGAGGAGCTCGTGCGGATCGCCGAGCTGATCTCGGGAGGATCGGACTATCGCTTCGATGACGAGGCCAAGGTCCGGCTCGGCGAGCTGCTCGACGATGTCCCCCGCGACCGCGGATTCGGCAACGGCCGGCTGGCGCGCAACGTCTTCGAGGAATCCGTGCAGCTGCACGCCACCCGGGTGGTGGCGCTGGAGGACCCGTCGGCCGATGACCTCGCCACGCTGACGCCCGAGGACCTGCCCGAGCGGATCGTGACCTCCTGA
- a CDS encoding HAD hydrolase family protein, whose amino-acid sequence MDLDRHLATLPPPAIVYTDLDGTLLGANGSILADGDGRPTLDGVDALVRARRNGLLVVAVSGRRVADLRNDARLLGLDGAIAEAGTVRLVDGAARVSWGECPSDIASSPRAALVEVGALALVLDSFPGRIRVYSPWDDGRLGGVLLHGLVDTEDANARLAAAGMGWARLLDNGATGGWPDLDGVRAYHLIPRGVGKAAGVAADLADRGIDPRGAVAVGDSEEDLSIAEVVGTYVTVANGHGRVGGNRFVVEGSHGAGVALTIDAALAARTRQA is encoded by the coding sequence GTGGACCTCGACAGACACCTCGCGACCCTGCCACCGCCGGCGATCGTCTACACCGACCTCGACGGCACGCTGCTCGGGGCGAACGGGTCCATCCTGGCCGACGGGGACGGCCGACCCACACTCGACGGGGTCGACGCGCTGGTCCGGGCGCGACGGAACGGGCTCCTGGTGGTGGCTGTGTCGGGCCGGCGGGTCGCCGACCTGCGCAACGACGCCCGGTTGCTCGGACTCGACGGTGCCATCGCCGAGGCCGGCACCGTTCGCTTGGTCGACGGTGCGGCGCGAGTGTCGTGGGGTGAGTGCCCATCCGACATCGCGAGCAGCCCCAGGGCAGCGCTGGTCGAGGTCGGCGCACTGGCCCTCGTGCTGGACAGCTTCCCGGGACGGATACGGGTGTACAGCCCCTGGGACGACGGTCGCCTCGGAGGTGTCCTCCTGCACGGCCTGGTCGACACCGAGGACGCCAACGCCCGTCTGGCCGCCGCAGGCATGGGCTGGGCGCGTTTGCTCGACAACGGGGCAACCGGCGGGTGGCCCGACCTGGACGGGGTCCGGGCGTACCACCTGATCCCGCGAGGGGTGGGCAAGGCCGCCGGCGTTGCGGCCGACCTCGCCGATCGAGGCATCGACCCGCGTGGAGCGGTGGCCGTCGGTGATTCCGAGGAGGACCTGTCGATCGCCGAGGTGGTCGGCACCTACGTCACCGTCGCCAACGGCCATGGTCGGGTCGGGGGCAACCGCTTCGTGGTCGAGGGGTCACACGGCGCCGGCGTGGCCCTGACGATCGATGCCGCGCTGGCCGCTCGGACCCGTCAGGCCTGA
- a CDS encoding putative bifunctional diguanylate cyclase/phosphodiesterase, which yields MLSGQAAVPRWRWQYRTLVTLVALTGAVLSARSVLVDTSSGFGDPSWLAVLFIVLVVVGEIRPVRWLRRDGTTFITPSWAFVTALLFTTEGTLVVAATMATSLVADVVRRRSPVRMVFHAGMRATAVAAGLGVLELLGHRATLSDGAPLTSSWALSAMAGLLVIHVCAALLLAGAKALGDGTTLRRILRRDAVVGFSTDGLLLPLGPVLAVLGRASPALLVPLLVTWSLVIRSGEIAAARQHEATHDPLTGLPNRRLFLERLREAVASRGAHSTGVLGVMIVDLDDFKEINDNLGHDVGDAVLIELGTRLRDETGPQAMVARLGGDEFALMASSSDPEGILELGQLVHDALGRPVGSNGFPLTISGSVGIAMTDPGQLPPPASKLMRRADVAMYSAKAAGTGVRVFGNDVDRDDAPGRLSLVSQLGSAIEAGELTVHYQPITDVRRGMTDRLEALVRWEHPTLGRIGPSDFVPMAEQTDLIGPLTARVIDEALRDCAGWIRDGHDVGVAINVSARVLHDLRFPVVLADAARLAQLPPSAITLEITENSVLREPGRAARVLAELRALGVRVSVDDFGTGFSSLSSLRDLPLDELKIDRRFVGAILEDTDDEIIVRTVVALASQMGLSTVAEGAETSAIADRLLELGCDVLQGFHLARPMPALAVGEWLTNRPRVVVLDPAPVGLSPSDRPGGRP from the coding sequence GTGCTGAGCGGTCAGGCTGCGGTGCCACGGTGGCGGTGGCAGTACCGGACACTCGTCACGCTCGTGGCGCTCACCGGCGCGGTCCTGTCGGCCCGGAGCGTGCTGGTCGATACGTCCTCCGGGTTCGGGGATCCTTCCTGGCTCGCGGTCCTCTTCATCGTCCTCGTCGTTGTCGGCGAGATCAGGCCCGTTCGCTGGTTGCGTCGCGACGGCACGACCTTCATCACCCCGTCCTGGGCCTTCGTGACCGCGTTGCTCTTCACGACCGAAGGCACACTGGTGGTCGCGGCGACGATGGCCACGAGTCTCGTGGCCGACGTCGTTCGCCGTCGTTCCCCCGTCCGCATGGTGTTCCACGCAGGGATGCGAGCGACTGCGGTCGCCGCCGGGCTCGGGGTCCTCGAGCTGCTCGGCCACCGGGCAACGCTCTCCGACGGTGCGCCGCTGACGTCGTCGTGGGCCCTCTCGGCGATGGCGGGGCTGCTGGTCATCCACGTCTGTGCCGCCCTGCTGCTCGCCGGTGCCAAGGCCCTCGGCGACGGGACGACGCTCCGCCGGATCCTGCGTCGGGACGCGGTGGTCGGGTTCTCCACCGACGGGCTCCTGCTGCCCCTCGGCCCGGTGCTGGCGGTGCTGGGTCGCGCATCGCCGGCGTTGCTCGTCCCCTTGCTGGTGACCTGGTCCCTTGTCATCCGGTCGGGCGAGATCGCGGCCGCCCGCCAGCACGAGGCGACCCACGACCCCCTCACCGGCCTGCCCAACCGCCGGCTCTTCCTGGAGCGACTCCGCGAGGCGGTGGCCAGCCGGGGTGCCCACTCCACCGGGGTGCTCGGCGTGATGATCGTGGATCTCGACGACTTCAAGGAGATCAACGACAACCTCGGCCACGACGTGGGTGACGCGGTCCTCATCGAGCTCGGCACGAGGCTGCGTGACGAGACCGGTCCGCAGGCGATGGTGGCGCGCCTCGGTGGTGACGAGTTCGCGCTGATGGCGTCGTCCTCGGACCCGGAGGGCATCCTCGAGCTGGGCCAGCTGGTTCACGACGCCCTCGGCAGGCCCGTCGGGTCCAACGGCTTCCCGCTGACGATCTCGGGCAGCGTGGGCATCGCGATGACCGATCCTGGGCAGCTGCCCCCGCCGGCGTCGAAGCTGATGCGGCGAGCCGATGTGGCGATGTACTCCGCGAAGGCCGCCGGCACCGGGGTACGCGTCTTCGGAAACGACGTGGATCGCGACGACGCGCCCGGCAGGTTGTCGTTGGTGTCCCAGCTGGGCTCGGCCATCGAAGCCGGCGAGCTCACCGTCCACTACCAGCCCATCACCGACGTCAGGCGCGGCATGACCGACCGCCTCGAGGCGCTCGTCAGGTGGGAGCACCCCACCCTGGGACGGATCGGTCCGAGCGACTTCGTGCCGATGGCGGAGCAGACCGACCTGATCGGTCCGTTGACCGCTCGGGTGATCGACGAGGCCCTGCGTGACTGTGCCGGGTGGATTCGCGACGGACACGACGTGGGCGTCGCCATCAACGTCTCGGCGCGCGTGCTGCACGACCTGCGCTTCCCCGTGGTGCTGGCCGACGCGGCCCGCCTGGCACAGCTGCCGCCGTCCGCGATCACCCTCGAGATCACCGAGAACAGCGTCCTCCGCGAACCGGGACGCGCTGCGCGTGTGCTGGCCGAGCTGCGCGCGCTTGGCGTCAGGGTCTCCGTGGACGACTTCGGCACGGGCTTCTCCTCGCTGTCCAGCCTCAGGGACCTGCCGCTGGACGAGCTGAAGATCGACCGCAGGTTCGTGGGCGCCATCCTCGAGGACACCGACGACGAGATCATCGTCCGGACCGTCGTCGCCCTGGCAAGCCAGATGGGTCTCTCCACGGTCGCGGAGGGCGCGGAGACCTCGGCCATCGCCGACCGCCTGCTCGAGCTCGGCTGTGACGTGCTCCAGGGGTTCCACCTGGCCCGTCCGATGCCCGCGCTGGCCGTGGGGGAGTGGCTGACCAACCGGCCACGGGTGGTCGTGCTGGACCCGGCACCGGTGGGCCTGTCCCCCTCGGACCGGCCCGGAGGGCGCCCCTAG
- a CDS encoding putative bifunctional diguanylate cyclase/phosphodiesterase translates to MSLRVTRRERAWGPQLLPAIVGGVVAAGVLACVHAAVVGANEGWMPNAPWLAAVLFASMVIAEVRPLQTIRAGDDSIITVSLAYSCALVFVLPGFGATLAVAAGTLFADVVNRAAPQKAAFNTAMMALSIHLGTFVLRAGGAQDLVAADPRDPMLLVTLLMAFVVIYSAATILVALVLSAVEEDSPIAVLRRDFFSTLPSDGMLLPLGPVLVVVGIHDPVLLPLAMVLTAVVHTSTRISTERERDATEDSLTGLLNRRALEQEAEAGLDRAARSGRRVVVLLMDLNRFKVINDTWGHHAGDEVIVEIARRLRDRMPTAALVARLGGDEFAVVLVDASSEAAVEMAEVASEVFVDPVEVDATDGVALEVTGAIGVATSGPGWSRFGELTRAADAAMYAGKRRGLPYLLADPDSSDGHHIQALERAIDSDEMHMDFQPLVDARTEAVMGFETLARWNHPQHGPIPPWEFVRDLEATGVLMGRFTERVLRDAVTMVRRLHDNGHPVSISVNVSPLNLADPDFVDTVLGTLDRHAIESRWLVLEITETALMSNLPACRRALRRLVDSGVGVSLDDFGSGHSSLAMIKDIPLTELKIDRSFVTNTDDERGVALLRTLVDLARIHGLRSIAEGVEDRATLHALAEIGFDQVQGYGIGRPLGADETLAWMSGRASLDPSGLHGMDRIVLEQ, encoded by the coding sequence ATGAGCCTGCGGGTCACCCGCAGGGAACGGGCCTGGGGTCCGCAACTCCTGCCGGCCATCGTGGGGGGCGTGGTCGCGGCCGGTGTGCTGGCGTGCGTTCATGCCGCTGTCGTGGGTGCCAACGAGGGTTGGATGCCCAACGCCCCCTGGCTTGCTGCCGTGCTCTTCGCGAGCATGGTCATCGCTGAGGTACGTCCCCTGCAGACGATTCGTGCCGGCGACGACAGCATCATCACGGTCTCGCTGGCCTACTCCTGCGCGCTCGTGTTCGTGCTGCCGGGATTCGGCGCGACGCTGGCCGTGGCCGCCGGCACCCTGTTCGCCGACGTGGTCAACCGGGCGGCACCCCAGAAAGCGGCCTTCAACACCGCGATGATGGCGCTGTCCATCCACCTCGGCACCTTCGTGCTGCGTGCTGGCGGGGCGCAGGACCTCGTGGCGGCGGACCCACGGGATCCAATGCTCCTCGTGACGCTGCTGATGGCGTTCGTGGTGATCTACTCCGCGGCCACGATCCTGGTGGCGTTGGTGCTGTCCGCGGTGGAGGAGGACTCACCGATCGCGGTCCTGCGCCGGGACTTCTTCTCCACGCTGCCCAGCGACGGGATGTTGCTCCCCCTCGGCCCGGTGCTCGTCGTCGTCGGCATCCACGATCCCGTCCTGCTCCCGCTGGCCATGGTCCTGACCGCCGTCGTGCACACCTCGACACGGATCTCCACCGAGCGCGAGCGGGACGCGACCGAGGATTCGCTGACGGGACTCCTGAACCGCCGCGCCCTGGAGCAGGAGGCTGAAGCGGGGCTGGACCGGGCCGCCCGCTCGGGCCGCCGTGTGGTCGTCCTCCTGATGGACCTCAACAGGTTCAAGGTCATCAACGACACCTGGGGCCACCACGCAGGCGACGAGGTCATCGTCGAGATCGCGCGTCGGCTGCGGGACCGAATGCCCACCGCTGCCCTCGTCGCACGCCTCGGCGGCGACGAGTTCGCGGTCGTCCTCGTCGATGCCTCCTCCGAGGCCGCCGTCGAGATGGCCGAGGTTGCGTCGGAGGTGTTCGTCGACCCGGTCGAGGTCGACGCCACCGATGGGGTGGCGCTGGAGGTGACCGGTGCCATCGGTGTGGCCACCAGCGGGCCCGGGTGGTCGCGCTTCGGCGAGCTGACACGCGCTGCCGACGCCGCCATGTACGCGGGCAAGCGCCGTGGGCTGCCCTACCTGCTCGCCGACCCCGACAGCAGTGACGGTCACCACATCCAGGCGCTGGAACGGGCCATCGACAGCGACGAGATGCACATGGACTTCCAGCCGCTCGTCGACGCCCGCACCGAAGCGGTCATGGGGTTCGAGACGCTGGCGAGGTGGAACCACCCGCAGCACGGGCCGATCCCGCCGTGGGAGTTCGTCCGTGACCTCGAGGCCACCGGTGTCCTCATGGGACGGTTCACCGAGCGGGTCCTGCGCGACGCGGTCACGATGGTCCGGCGCCTTCACGACAACGGGCACCCGGTCTCCATCAGCGTCAACGTGTCCCCGTTGAACCTTGCCGACCCGGACTTCGTGGACACGGTCCTCGGCACGCTGGATCGTCACGCCATCGAGAGCCGTTGGCTGGTGCTGGAGATCACCGAGACCGCGTTGATGTCGAACCTCCCGGCCTGCCGTCGGGCACTGCGCCGTCTGGTCGACAGCGGGGTGGGGGTTTCGCTGGACGACTTCGGTTCGGGCCACTCCTCGTTGGCGATGATCAAGGACATCCCGTTGACCGAACTCAAGATCGACCGGTCCTTCGTCACCAACACCGACGACGAGCGTGGGGTGGCGCTGCTGCGAACGCTCGTCGACCTCGCGCGCATCCACGGGCTCAGGTCGATCGCGGAGGGCGTGGAGGACCGGGCGACCCTGCACGCCCTGGCGGAGATCGGTTTCGACCAGGTGCAGGGCTACGGCATCGGTCGTCCGCTCGGCGCCGACGAAACCCTCGCGTGGATGTCCGGACGGGCATCGTTGGACCCCAGCGGCCTGCACGGCATGGACCGCATCGTCCTCGAGCAGTGA
- a CDS encoding substrate-binding domain-containing protein codes for MKQVLAVLAAVALIGGAWFVRTEFIAPTDDTGGATQVDDVAEEPATGLDVVCDELLGDACPAGSVRRDSADLVEAFSIPEVPHDVLVAPAIVVQMIEESGRSSATLSEERPTVATTPIVLVVAAGRDADVTACGTTWTCASTLVTAGDLRPAFADPSTDTAGITGLAALAGGYFNDAGAPFNLTGFSTGGFIGWLDAVQRESTISPSGVENIIRFAGSQNDSAVVTEAEALDVTARAAQNVPVILYPEPIGSLSVVAVAVGDTDHGDAADVGEQVGAQLRDAGWRGPDGASSEGGPALGGDDGLPSGGVLIALRQRWGQ; via the coding sequence ATGAAGCAAGTCCTTGCGGTCCTGGCCGCGGTCGCCCTGATCGGCGGCGCGTGGTTCGTGCGCACGGAGTTCATCGCCCCGACCGATGACACCGGCGGTGCCACCCAGGTCGACGATGTCGCCGAGGAGCCCGCGACCGGGCTGGACGTCGTGTGCGACGAGCTGCTCGGCGACGCCTGCCCCGCCGGGTCGGTGCGACGGGACAGCGCGGACCTGGTCGAGGCCTTCAGCATCCCCGAGGTGCCCCACGACGTGCTGGTCGCGCCGGCGATCGTGGTGCAGATGATCGAGGAGTCGGGGCGCAGCAGCGCAACCCTGTCCGAGGAACGTCCCACCGTGGCCACCACGCCCATCGTGCTGGTCGTGGCCGCCGGGCGCGATGCCGACGTCACCGCCTGCGGGACCACCTGGACCTGCGCCTCGACGCTGGTCACCGCCGGTGACCTGCGGCCGGCGTTCGCCGACCCGTCCACCGACACCGCGGGCATCACCGGCCTGGCCGCGCTGGCCGGGGGCTACTTCAATGACGCGGGCGCGCCGTTCAACCTGACCGGCTTCTCCACCGGAGGGTTCATCGGCTGGCTCGACGCCGTCCAGCGCGAGAGCACGATCAGCCCGTCCGGCGTGGAGAACATCATCCGCTTCGCCGGCTCGCAGAACGACAGCGCGGTCGTCACGGAGGCCGAGGCGCTGGACGTCACTGCCCGTGCCGCCCAGAACGTCCCGGTCATCCTGTATCCCGAGCCCATCGGGTCGTTGTCGGTCGTGGCGGTCGCCGTGGGCGACACCGACCACGGTGATGCCGCCGACGTCGGCGAGCAGGTGGGGGCGCAGCTCCGCGACGCCGGATGGCGGGGCCCGGACGGGGCGTCCTCGGAGGGCGGCCCGGCGCTCGGGGGCGACGACGGACTGCCCTCGGGTGGAGTCCTGATCGCCCTTCGGCAACGATGGGGACAGTAG
- the mtnA gene encoding S-methyl-5-thioribose-1-phosphate isomerase has translation MQPPSETAGTTPMRTTPTDTITWVDGTIELVDQTVLPQQEVVLRITAVSDLVAAIRRLSVRGAPALGVAGAYGVALALATVAPGELDDAIEAIRTARPTAVNLARMTDRVAARVPDGPAAVLAEAHAVREEEITASIDMGTRGADLVEALLGGRDVRAMTICNTGGLAAVRRGTALAVVQTLHERGRLADCLALETRPLLQGARLTAWELGQMGAPHHLVVDSAAPFLLSRGAADVVLAGADRIAANGDTANKVGTFSLALAAQHAGVPLVVVAPESTIDHATPDGAAIPIEDRGPAEVGGFGSSRTAPPDTPALNPAFDVTPAAMIHAIVTDKRVVMTSRGQTP, from the coding sequence ATGCAGCCCCCCTCCGAGACCGCTGGCACGACCCCGATGCGCACGACACCGACGGACACGATCACGTGGGTCGACGGCACGATCGAGCTGGTGGACCAGACCGTCCTCCCACAGCAGGAGGTCGTCCTGCGGATCACCGCCGTGTCCGATCTGGTGGCAGCGATCCGCCGTCTGTCCGTGCGCGGCGCCCCGGCGCTCGGCGTCGCCGGCGCCTACGGCGTGGCCCTGGCGCTGGCGACCGTCGCGCCCGGAGAGCTCGACGACGCCATCGAGGCCATCCGAACCGCCCGGCCCACCGCGGTCAACCTCGCCCGCATGACCGACCGGGTGGCCGCGCGTGTGCCCGACGGCCCCGCGGCCGTCCTGGCCGAGGCCCACGCCGTCCGCGAGGAGGAGATCACCGCCAGCATCGACATGGGGACCCGTGGCGCCGACCTGGTCGAGGCGCTGCTCGGCGGTCGTGACGTCCGCGCGATGACGATCTGCAACACCGGCGGCCTCGCGGCCGTTCGCCGAGGGACGGCCCTGGCGGTCGTGCAGACCCTGCACGAGCGTGGCCGGCTGGCCGACTGCCTCGCCCTGGAGACCCGTCCCCTGCTGCAGGGCGCCCGCCTGACCGCGTGGGAGCTCGGGCAGATGGGCGCACCCCACCACCTGGTGGTCGACAGCGCGGCACCGTTCCTGCTGTCCCGCGGGGCGGCAGACGTCGTGCTGGCGGGAGCCGACCGGATCGCCGCCAACGGCGACACGGCGAACAAGGTCGGCACCTTCTCCCTTGCCCTCGCCGCACAGCACGCCGGCGTGCCGCTGGTCGTCGTGGCACCCGAGTCGACCATCGACCACGCCACACCCGATGGCGCGGCGATCCCCATCGAGGACCGTGGGCCGGCCGAAGTCGGTGGATTCGGCAGCAGCCGCACGGCGCCACCCGACACCCCGGCGCTGAACCCCGCCTTCGACGTCACCCCGGCGGCCATGATCCACGCGATCGTGACCGACAAGCGCGTGGTCATGACCTCACGCGGCCAGACTCCCTGA
- a CDS encoding substrate-binding domain-containing protein gives MSRRANLAAALLVLSLLAAACIPGGDGDDPGTDTAAEGEFTDTDPGDCVTVDIAVSSEKIDLMNDLAREFNDAGEEVDGQCIFVRPLRKASGSAATLLAEGWDEELEGPRPVIWSPAGSAWGGVLNQQLIDAGQAPIAPTDFEPFMLTPLVIAMPEPMAEALGYPEEPIGWNDLLELSQNPEGWAAFGHPEWGPFRLGKTNPNFSTSGLAALIAQYYALAGKTRGLTGEDISRADVVENARTIESAVVHYGDTTLTFLNNWYRNDVRGTALTYASAVAIEEVSLINYNRGNPDGVIEPGEEVVPPRIPLVAIYPEEGTLFSDNPFFVLEDAEWVDADEVAAARVFTDFVQRPENQERVLEFGFRPGNIEVPIADPIIAENGVDPAQPTTTLEVPDPGVLVDLIDQWGRTRKAAQVLLVLDVSGSMADFASDDGSRETKLDLATRAATTALEQFIDDDIVGLRTFSTDIAIADDGQPLDYLDVVPLGPVRQNEQALQQALAGLFPVAGTPLYTVTRDSFADIVEVYDPTRINAVVLLTDGVNDDPRNSDLGGLLTFLEEQARGETAAQVRVFPIGYGRDADFNVLEQIAVATNATSYDASDPRSIDQVFTAVISNF, from the coding sequence ATGTCACGTCGAGCCAACCTTGCCGCAGCGCTGCTGGTGCTGTCGCTGCTGGCCGCGGCCTGCATCCCGGGCGGGGACGGTGACGACCCCGGAACCGACACCGCCGCCGAGGGCGAGTTCACCGACACCGACCCGGGCGACTGCGTCACCGTGGACATCGCGGTGTCGAGCGAGAAGATCGACCTGATGAACGACCTCGCGCGGGAGTTCAACGACGCTGGCGAGGAGGTCGACGGCCAGTGCATCTTCGTCCGTCCGCTGCGCAAGGCCTCGGGCAGCGCGGCCACCTTGCTGGCCGAGGGCTGGGACGAGGAACTCGAGGGGCCGCGACCGGTCATCTGGTCACCGGCCGGGTCCGCGTGGGGCGGCGTGCTCAACCAGCAGCTCATCGACGCCGGGCAGGCGCCGATCGCCCCGACCGACTTCGAGCCGTTCATGTTGACCCCGCTGGTCATCGCCATGCCCGAGCCGATGGCCGAGGCGCTGGGGTACCCCGAGGAACCCATCGGCTGGAACGACCTGCTCGAGCTCAGCCAGAACCCCGAGGGCTGGGCCGCCTTCGGCCACCCCGAGTGGGGGCCGTTCCGCCTGGGCAAGACCAACCCCAACTTCTCCACCTCGGGCCTGGCCGCGCTGATCGCCCAGTACTACGCCCTGGCCGGCAAGACCCGCGGGTTGACGGGTGAGGACATCTCTCGGGCGGACGTGGTCGAGAACGCCCGCACCATCGAGAGCGCCGTCGTGCACTACGGCGACACCACCCTCACCTTCCTCAACAACTGGTACCGCAACGACGTCAGAGGGACGGCGCTGACCTACGCCTCGGCGGTTGCCATCGAGGAGGTCAGCCTCATCAACTACAACCGGGGCAACCCCGACGGCGTCATCGAACCCGGCGAGGAGGTCGTGCCGCCACGGATCCCGCTGGTCGCGATCTACCCGGAGGAGGGGACGCTGTTCAGCGACAACCCGTTCTTCGTGCTGGAGGACGCCGAGTGGGTCGACGCCGACGAGGTCGCGGCGGCCCGGGTCTTCACCGACTTCGTGCAGCGCCCCGAGAACCAGGAACGCGTGCTGGAGTTCGGGTTCCGTCCGGGCAACATCGAGGTGCCGATCGCTGACCCGATCATCGCCGAGAACGGCGTCGACCCGGCCCAGCCGACCACCACGCTGGAAGTGCCCGATCCGGGTGTCCTCGTGGACCTGATCGACCAGTGGGGCCGAACCCGCAAGGCTGCGCAGGTGCTGCTGGTCCTGGACGTCTCGGGGTCGATGGCTGACTTCGCCTCCGACGACGGGTCCCGCGAGACCAAGCTGGACCTGGCCACCCGGGCGGCGACGACGGCGCTGGAGCAGTTCATCGACGACGACATCGTCGGGCTGCGCACGTTCTCCACCGACATCGCGATCGCGGACGACGGGCAACCCCTGGACTACCTCGACGTCGTCCCCCTCGGGCCGGTCCGCCAGAACGAGCAGGCGCTGCAGCAAGCCCTCGCTGGGCTGTTCCCGGTCGCCGGCACGCCCCTGTACACCGTGACCCGTGACAGCTTCGCCGACATCGTCGAGGTCTACGACCCGACCCGCATCAACGCGGTCGTGCTGCTGACCGACGGTGTCAACGACGATCCCCGCAACTCCGACCTCGGCGGCCTCCTGACCTTCCTGGAGGAGCAGGCCCGCGGCGAGACCGCCGCACAGGTCCGCGTGTTCCCGATCGGCTACGGCCGGGACGCCGACTTCAACGTGCTCGAGCAGATCGCCGTTGCGACCAACGCCACGAGCTACGACGCATCGGATCCGCGTTCGATCGACCAGGTATTCACCGCGGTGATCTCCAACTTCTGA